From the genome of Kluyveromyces lactis strain NRRL Y-1140 chromosome F complete sequence:
GGATAACTTGGACACGTAACGGTTGGATGTCCACGAGGGCACTTCCTTCCTAGAGAACAGTGAGGGAAATCAGGACAACGGCCTTCTCTCTTGATGACAACATGGCCAGATGTTTCATTTGCGCCTTCCGATTCATTTATTCCAAGAGCCATCGCCAGTTGGTTAGCACCGTATCTCGAGTTAACTCCACGTCTATTGGTAACACCAGCACTCTTTGAAATTCCACCTCTAATGGAGCTGAAACCACCACGTCTAGAAGTCCCATTATGGGCCGATGAATCTTTGTTACGTTGCGAAGACCTCCCTTCGTTAGCCGTATTATATTTAGATGCAGACACATCTACTACCCCGCTAAATGCAGAAACCGGTGCACTTGGAGCTGGAGCAGAAACGGGTGGTGACTGTACTGGTACTCCTACAGATGTTTCGGTTCCAGTTGACACAGGTGCAGAAGGTGCACTTGAAGAAGGTTGAGATGAATTACCACTCAACTTTGCATAAACGGTGTTCAAGTCATCGCCTGCTTTCAACAGATCTGCAGATGTAAATGCAATGGAGACAACACTCTGGAACTCTTGCGTACTAATACCATCAAACAAACTTGTCAATTCTTGTACGATATCAGGACCGCTGGAACCGTTGGACATTAAAAGTGTAATATACTCAGCGACTTGGTTAACATCTTCGTTGAAATTAGGAACAACCTTTAATCTCTCGGAGATGACAGTCTTTAAATTGCTGGCAATATATTCAGGTACAGTTGACATGTTGCTACTCTTGGTTTGTGTCCTCTTTAGTTTGATCAAGCAACAAAACTAGCTTTTATCCTTGTTCAAATAACTGCTAAAGAATCATTCAGATTATTCGTAATTAATTTCGTTTTAAGTATATGTAatcttgttcttccttttcttgtACCAGCCcgaaacaattttttttttggctcTGTATACGGAATATCGTAGAATATTACGCAGAAGGTTGAGtggagaaaaagaaatcagaaCGATGTCCTCTGCTATCCGAGCTATCACGTGATTCGTTGTTAACTCCTGTATTATATGTTAGTTGCTATATGATAGTGACAGTGAATAGACCCTGTTCCAGTTTTAGGTAGAGACCTGGATCAGTGGTTGATGAGCATTAGAAATCTTTCTCATATTTATAAAACTGCTAGTAGCTTTCTCTAGGGAAGTATTCATTATTTAGAGGAGTTAATTATTGGGTTTCCATGTGGAAATGCAGAATGATTCTATGCTATAATTTATTTATTCGTGATGAGATGCAATGCATATAACAAATTCCGTCGAAATTTCTTACTTCATATCTATTCTTTAGAAAGGTATTCTTTAGAAGTGTCTCGTAGTTTTGTCTTCTTGTCTTTCATGTAATTTATTACATTGTTAAATGTTATGGTCGTAATGCTTTTAATAAGTTCCTCGTATTCCTCGTTGATCTTGGTAACTGCTTCCGACTTTTCCTGCAATTCTATCTGGAATTGTTCATAAGTGAAAGGTTGCAACGATCGTTGGTATAAATTCGGATGGCGTTCACAAAGGTCGGCAAATAGATGAAGAGACTGCAAAAGAAGACTTGCTAATGTGAGGTGTAGAGAGTAATCCCCAAGACTTCTCTTATTAGATACCGACAGGTTGTACATTTCCGGATAAATAGTTATCACTTCGTTAATAATATCGATAGCATACGCTGAAAGGATATTGAGTCTTATGGCTAATCCATCCAAAGTTTCATCCCTAAGTGCTTCCTTTATCTTCTCTACTCCCTCAGTTAAATCACCTGCAAGAATTTGGTATGCAGAGAGTACAATAGGAAGTATTTGCACTTCTAACTCTTTAGCCCATCTGtttatatttcttcttgtagCCAAAAGATCATCGGATGCCTTGGAAAACAATTCGTCATCATGCTCAAGACGTCTTCTTTCTGAGTCTATTCGCATGAAGGCGAATATAAATTCGCTGCTGATTTGCTCCGCAAAAGTAATTTCTCGCGACATAAAATGTGCAAATCCTAAATAAAACTTTCCAAGATCTATTACATCGTTCTTCCCATCATACATCACCAAAAAAGGATACTTCTTCCTCAATAATTCTGTTAGTTTCTCGCTATCCAGATGGTTAGCAGAACTTAAGTTGTTCCCACTCATTATTTTGGTACAAATAAACCAGTGAACCACCCCGATGTGATTATAGGCTTTGATGTTGATATACACCCAATAATGAAAAGTAAACGTGCACTTTCCACTGTTAACTTCTATTATAGTCATCCTCGGTTCAAAATACATTGGAAGCATCTTAGTATGGAATTGATCTCCAGTCACGTGAAGAGAATCAAATCCGTTTACAGTGATATATTCTCCCTTTAACctgaatttttcaaaatttagtaaaaaaaaaacgcGACGCCAATAATGCATATATTATAGTTTTAAATTGAAGAGTAACATTAATAATTTTTGCAAACTATACCCATTGTTTAAGAGCTGGCAGGAAATTAAAGCAAAGGGACTCTTTGGTACTTTTATTGAAATAACCTGCAAAGCATTTCGTGGCTCGGTATTTCAAACTCATTGTTCTATTAGGCGTGGCAGTTGTCTTTTTTGGTTAGATATTGAGGACCCCATTGTGCTAATCTCAAGTAACAATGAGTGACGgaggaattgaaattgatttccAAGCCTTTTATGATAGGTTTACAAAATTAGGGAAGGCATATTCTGGATTTGAAGGTTCTCCAAATAGTCTTCTCTTTGTACTTGGTTCGACTAATGAGGAAAACCCTTATCAAAAGACCACCATTTTGCATAATTGGTTGCTAGGGTATGAGTTTCCAGCTACATTGATTGCCTTTTTCAAGGATAAAGGTGTCATCATAACCAGCAGTGCTAAGGCGAAACATCTTTTGCCCGCTGTTACTAAGTTTGAAGGATCAGATTACAAACTTGAGATCTGGCAAAGAAATAACAAGGATGCAAATCACAATAAGAAATTGTTTGAGGACCTCATCAAGCTGTTATCAGAAAACGGTAATACTGTCGGTGTCCCAACGAAGGATTCATATCAAGGTAAGCTCATTCTTGAATGGAAACCGCTTTGGGAAGAAGCTAAAAAGACGCATTCTTTAAACGTAATCGATTGCTCTGCTGGTTTGTCTTCTACTTGGAAGGGCAAAGATGATAAGGAAAAGGCTTACCTTTCTGTATCCAGTAAGGGATCTGACAAATTCATGGATCTTATGTCAAATGAAATCGTCAATGCTGTTGACGAAGAACtaaaaatatcaaattctaAGTTGTCagataaaattgaaaacaagaTAGATGATTCcaagtttttgaagaaactttcaaGTGATCTAAATCCTTTGTGTCCTACCGACGAGAAATTCGACGTTAATTTCCTTGATTGGGCCTATTCTCCAATTGTGCAATCAGGTTCTAAGTTCGACCTTAAGGTTTCTGCTCGTTCTAACAACGACTCACTTTTCGGAAAGGGTTCCATCCTAGCCTCATGCGGTATCAGATACAAGAATTACTGTTCCAATATCACCAGAACTTTTTTGATTGACCCGACAGATGAAATGACTGACAATTATGACTTTTTATTGATTTTGCAAGAGAAGATCATCGATGATTTATTAAAAGTAGAAGCTGATCCAACATCTATTTATGAAAAGACACTggaattcatcaaagaaaagaaaccGGAATTATTATCTCACTTTACTAAAAATGTTGGTTCTTTGATGGGGTTGGAATTTAGAGACTCTGCTGGTATGATCAATGCTAAACCAACCGCTCATAAAATTTCAGAGAATTGCTGTTACAATATTTCACTCGGATTTGGGAATTTAAAGGATAGTAAAACTGGTCAGGTATATGCTGTTCAATTAGCAGATACCGTTCAACTTTCTTCTGATGGAAAGCCATCCACTTTGACCAAGTACACAAAGGCTAGATCCCAAATCTCGTTTTACTTCAACAACGAAGAAGAGAACAAAGCTGCAACTGTTAAATCTGAAAAAAGCAAGCCTCCTGCTTTACCAAAACCTGATGGTACATCGAAGATTTTGAGATCTAAGCTACGTGGAGAAAGTCGTGctgacgatgaagagaaagaacaaatccGCAAAGagaaccaaagaaaacttCATGAAAGATTACAGAAGGAAGGTTTACTCAGATACAGTGATGCAGATGCAGTAGATGGCGATGAGAAGCCAAAgcatttcttcaaaaagtACGAATCTTACGTTAGGGAAACTCAAATACCATCCAATGTACgtgatttgaagattcaTGTCGACTGGAAGAGTCAGACAATCATTCTACCAATCTATGGTAGACCTGTACCTTTTCATATCAATTCATACAAAAACGGTTctaaaaatgaagaaggtgaatACACTTATCTCAGATTGAATTTCCATTCTCCTGGTGCTGGAGGTGTCGGTAAGAAAACTGAGGAGTTGCCGTATGAAGAGAACCCAGAGAATCAATTTGTTCGTTCTCTAACTTTAAGATCTAAGGATGGTGCTCGCATGAGCGatgttttcaaacaaattaCTGATCTTAAGAAGGAATCTACCAAACGTGAACaggaaagaaaagcttTGGCTGATGTTGTTGTCCAGGCTAAATTGGTGGAGAACAAAACTGGTAGGACTAAACGTTTGGACCAAATCTTTGTCAGGCCTAGTCCCGATACCAAGCGTGTGCCAGGTACGGTGTTCATTCATGAAAATGGTATCAGATACCAGTCTCCATTGAGGACAGATTCAAGAATTGATATCCTATTCTCAAACATCAAGAATCTATTCTTCCAATCATCAAAGGGAGAACTTATTGTGATCATTCATGTTCATCTAAAGAATCCTATTTTAATGggtaaaaagaagatccaagatattcaattttacaGAGAAGCATCTGATATGGCTGTCGATGAGACAGGAAACAGCAGACGCAACAACATGAAATTTAGAAGATATggtgatgaagatgaattagaacaagaacaagaagaaagaagaaaacgtGCTGCCCTTGATAAAGAATTTAGATATTTTGCTGAAGCTATAGCAGAGGCATCCGATGGTCTCCTAGATGTAGATTCTCCATTTAGAGATCTTGGTTTCCAAGGTGTTCCTTCTAGATCAGCCGTGTTCTGTATGCCAACGAGAGACTGCTTAATTCAATTAGTTGAACCGCCATTTTTAGTCATAAATTTGAACGAAGTTGAGATTTGTATACTTGAAAGAGTTCAATTTGGATTGAAGAACTTTGACATGGTCTTTGTTTATAAAGATTTGACAAAGCCTGTTTCTCATATAAACACTGTACCAATTGAGCAACTTGAATTCATTAAGACATGGTTAACAGATGTTGATATTCCATATACTGTTTCTACAATTAACTTGAACTGGTCGACAATCATGAAGTCGCTACAAGATGATCCtcatcaattctttttggaTGGTGGGTGGTCGTTCTTGGCAACTGGATCCGATGATGAAAGATCTGATGAGAGCGAGgaagaaatttcagaaTACGAGGCATCTGATGAGGATCCATCTGATGAGGAAGTGTactctgaagaagaagaggattATTCGGATGACGAAAAATTCAGTGATGAAGGGTCAGATGATTTCGCCGATGGATCAGAAGATGACGAAGGTGATGACTGGGATGACttagaaaagaaagcaGCTAAGGCAGATCGTAATAGCAATTACAAAGAGTAAGATTTTTCTGTCTCTGGATAGTTTATCGTTATTTTGGGTTGTATTTTTATAAGCACATAATGTAGGCACTTTAAAAtcttttttattgaaatagTTGGTTATTCTGGTTGGTTTATTTATCTCAACGTAATTGCATTCTTATTACATATTATACATACGGTTCATCAAATTAACATGACAGCATCGAAAGTGCGATGGAAAATAACTTACTAAACCCCCTCAAGTTCAGTAGTTAGAAAACCCAGTTGCCTGTGAGCCAATCGCGCCATTTGTCAAAAGTAATGGCTGGTCATCGGAGTTAGAGCCTACTTTTGCCTTTGATGCAAACTCGGAACTTAATTGCTTGATCGCATCATTTTGCTCCTTCTTCACAGAAATTTCATATGGTTTAATAAATGTTTCCAAGTTATTCAACCAAGCTTGTTCAAGGACAGTATCGTATGTAATCAAGTGGTAACAAGAATATAGTAAAGCGATAAATCCTTCTTTGTTGTCGGTTTCAATGAAGAATGATAATAGGTCTTCGGCGATCTGTTGACTTTGTGAAATTGCAGCAGTTTCAATAGCATGTTTCCAGAGCTGTTCGCCCTTGAAGATAGCCAAACTCTTGGCCcactttttgtttctacGGTACAATTCGGCAGCAataatcttgaagaaaattatCTCATGATTTTCCAAACGGGTGGCCAACTCTAGTTGATCAAACTTATCATACGAGCTAACAGCGTCTTGAAGAGCTTTGTAATCAACCTCTTCGATCATCAAATCGTGATAAGCCTGATTAACTACGGAGTTGTTTTTTGGCAAGACATTAATTAAGAATGGTTTAATCAATGGTAGATTGTCAGATTTGGAGAAAATTCTAACAGTTCTTGGAATGTCTAATCTTGGAATCAACACGGTTAATAAATCAACAAGTAGTGAAGGGTGTTCCTTCACATAAAAGTTGATTGCTTTGTAGTAAATTTCCAAGTTTGACACTTTAacaatgatttctttgaagtaCGAATGGTCAAAGTTATAGGCAGACTTTTCAATCATCGTTAAAGCAGCATTATCCCATTCATCGTAGTGTGCATacaaaaagatcaattcTGGCCATAAATGAGCATCCTCTACAGCCCTTATGACTTTTGGAATGTTAATACGAGACCAGAATAGCTTTAGGTGTTCATAAGTCTTGGATGGATTGTACTTAGTGTAAAGGATTGCCAATTCAGTAAACATACCCATATGAGCTCTTTCCAAACCTAAACCTGCTTCGAATAGGGAAATTAGCTCCTCGAAATACCCGTTGTGCTCATATACAGCAACCAATTCGTCTAACTCCTCGGCATGAACaaccaaattcaaaccaCAGATTTGAGCCAATCTAAATTCTTTATTGGAAATACATGCGTCGTTAACCTGTCTCCACACCTTAACATTGGAAGCTTTTCTGGCGGTATCGACAGCATTTTGATAATCACCCAAATAAACTAAAGTGCTAGCCAACTTAGAGTAGTTAGAAATAGAAGAGTAACATAATTTGGCAGCTTTGTAATCATTATGCTGGGATAACTTATCACCAACTTCTTCTAGGTTAGCAACGGTAGAGACTGACaacaagttttcaatttcattcaacTTACTCAATTCAGCGTATGCCAAGATTAATGCTCCGTCGATTACCGgttccttcaaagattctCTAGCCATCAACAAATATGGGACAAGCTCTTCAAATTTACCAGCGTCTTCGGCAGCCTTGATAACGTTCATGAAGTTCGAAGGATCTTTAGCCTTGATGTAAGAGTCAATAGCTTCTGGGATACGTAATGCATTTAATTCTGCAGTACCAAGTTGAGACCATAGCTCTGGTGTGTTGATTTTGTCGGCATATGATTCTGCTCTGTCTAACATCAAAAGATCTTCGACTATAACTTTCAATGCTTTGTCATGTTTCCCATGTTTATCATAAATTTCGAAGGCTTCTTCATTtaattcattttcaatacACAATGGtgcaatttcatcaacatcataaTGATCTAATTTCTCAATTAAGCCACTTACCTTGTT
Proteins encoded in this window:
- a CDS encoding uncharacterized protein (no similarity), with translation MHYWRRVFFLLNFEKFRLKGEYITVNGFDSLHVTGDQFHTKMLPMYFEPRMTIIEVNSGKCTFTFHYWVYINIKAYNHIGVVHWFICTKIMSGNNLSSANHLDSEKLTELLRKKYPFLVMYDGKNDVIDLGKFYLGFAHFMSREITFAEQISSEFIFAFMRIDSERRRLEHDDELFSKASDDLLATRRNINRWAKELEVQILPIVLSAYQILAGDLTEGVEKIKEALRDETLDGLAIRLNILSAYAIDIINEVITIYPEMYNLSVSNKRSLGDYSLHLTLASLLLQSLHLFADLCERHPNLYQRSLQPFTYEQFQIELQEKSEAVTKINEEYEELIKSITTITFNNVINYMKDKKTKLRDTSKEYLSKE
- the SPT16 gene encoding chromatin-remodeling protein SPT16 (uniprot|Q00976 Kluyveromyces lactis KLLA0F09889g SPT16 FACT complex subunit SPT16) — its product is MSDGGIEIDFQAFYDRFTKLGKAYSGFEGSPNSLLFVLGSTNEENPYQKTTILHNWLLGYEFPATLIAFFKDKGVIITSSAKAKHLLPAVTKFEGSDYKLEIWQRNNKDANHNKKLFEDLIKLLSENGNTVGVPTKDSYQGKLILEWKPLWEEAKKTHSLNVIDCSAGLSSTWKGKDDKEKAYLSVSSKGSDKFMDLMSNEIVNAVDEELKISNSKLSDKIENKIDDSKFLKKLSSDLNPLCPTDEKFDVNFLDWAYSPIVQSGSKFDLKVSARSNNDSLFGKGSILASCGIRYKNYCSNITRTFLIDPTDEMTDNYDFLLILQEKIIDDLLKVEADPTSIYEKTLEFIKEKKPELLSHFTKNVGSLMGLEFRDSAGMINAKPTAHKISENCCYNISLGFGNLKDSKTGQVYAVQLADTVQLSSDGKPSTLTKYTKARSQISFYFNNEEENKAATVKSEKSKPPALPKPDGTSKILRSKLRGESRADDEEKEQIRKENQRKLHERLQKEGLLRYSDADAVDGDEKPKHFFKKYESYVRETQIPSNVRDLKIHVDWKSQTIILPIYGRPVPFHINSYKNGSKNEEGEYTYLRLNFHSPGAGGVGKKTEELPYEENPENQFVRSLTLRSKDGARMSDVFKQITDLKKESTKREQERKALADVVVQAKLVENKTGRTKRLDQIFVRPSPDTKRVPGTVFIHENGIRYQSPLRTDSRIDILFSNIKNLFFQSSKGELIVIIHVHLKNPILMGKKKIQDIQFYREASDMAVDETGNSRRNNMKFRRYGDEDELEQEQEERRKRAALDKEFRYFAEAIAEASDGLLDVDSPFRDLGFQGVPSRSAVFCMPTRDCLIQLVEPPFLVINLNEVEICILERVQFGLKNFDMVFVYKDLTKPVSHINTVPIEQLEFIKTWLTDVDIPYTVSTINLNWSTIMKSLQDDPHQFFLDGGWSFLATGSDDERSDESEEEISEYEASDEDPSDEEVYSEEEEDYSDDEKFSDEGSDDFADGSEDDEGDDWDDLEKKAAKADRNSNYKE